From Vulpes vulpes isolate BD-2025 chromosome 7, VulVul3, whole genome shotgun sequence, one genomic window encodes:
- the SRI gene encoding sorcin, whose translation MAYPGHPGAGGGYYPGGYGGAPGGPTFPGQTQDPLYGYFAAVAGQDGQIDADELQRCLTQSGIAGGYKPFNLETCRLMVSMLDRDMSGTMGFNEFKELWAVLNGWRQHFISFDSDRSGTVDPQELQKALTTMGFRLSPQAVNSIAKRYSTNGKITFDDYIACCVKLRALTDSFRRRDTAQQGVVNFPYDDFIQCVMSV comes from the exons ATGGCGTACCCGGGGCACCCTGGCGCCGGCGGCGGGTACTACCCGGGCGGG TATGGAGGGGCCCCCGGAGGACCTACGTTTCCCGGACAAACTCAGGATCCGCTCTATGGTTACTTTGCTGCTGTAGCTGGACAG gatGGGCAAATAGATGCTGATGAATTGCAGAGATGCCTGACACAGTCAGGCATTGCTGGAGGATACAAAC CTTTTAACCTGGAGACTTGTCGGCTTATGGTTTCAATGCTGGAT AGAGATATGTCAGGCACGATGGGTTTCAATGAATTTAAAGAACTCTGGGCTGTGCTGAATGGCTGGAGACAACACTTCATCAGTTTTGACAGTGATCGGAGTGGTACAGTGGATCCTCAAGAACTGCAGAAGGCCCTGACCACAATGG GTTTTCGTTTGAGTCCCCAGGCTGTGAATTCAATTGCAAAACGATACAGCACCAATGGCAAGATCACCTTTGATGACTACATCGCCTGCTGTGTCAAACTGCGAGCCCTGACAG ACAGCTTTCGAAGACGGGATACTGCTCAGCAAGGTGTTGTGAATTTCCCATATGATGAT ttcaTCCAGTGTGTCATGAGCGTTTAA